Proteins encoded in a region of the Corynebacterium genitalium ATCC 33030 genome:
- the efp gene encoding elongation factor P produces the protein MATTADFKNGLVLNVDGKLQQIIEFQHVKPGKGPAFVRTKLKDVVTGKTVDKTWNAGVKVETATVDRRDMTYLYNDGQNYVVMDDKTYEQYELPEDKFGDAARFLLENMRVQVSFHEGEALFAELPISVDLGIQHTDPGLQGDRSTGGTKPATLETGAEIQVPLFLETGNVVKVDTRTGEYLSRVNN, from the coding sequence GTGGCAACTACCGCCGACTTCAAGAACGGCCTTGTCCTCAACGTTGATGGCAAGCTCCAGCAGATCATCGAGTTCCAGCACGTCAAGCCGGGCAAGGGCCCCGCATTCGTGCGCACGAAGCTCAAAGATGTGGTCACGGGCAAGACCGTGGACAAGACCTGGAACGCCGGCGTCAAGGTGGAGACCGCGACTGTGGACCGCCGCGACATGACCTACCTGTACAACGACGGCCAGAACTACGTGGTCATGGACGACAAGACCTACGAGCAGTACGAGCTGCCCGAGGACAAGTTCGGCGACGCCGCCCGCTTCCTGCTGGAGAACATGCGTGTGCAGGTCTCCTTCCACGAGGGTGAGGCACTGTTCGCCGAGCTGCCGATCTCTGTCGACCTGGGCATCCAGCACACCGACCCGGGCCTGCAGGGCGACCGCTCCACCGGTGGCACCAAGCCGGCCACGCTGGAGACCGGCGCTGAGATCCAGGTTCCGCTGTTCCTGGAGACCGGCAACGTGGTCAAAGTGGACACCCGCACTGGCGAGTACCTCTCCCGCGTGAACAACTAA